Proteins encoded in a region of the Candidatus Neomarinimicrobiota bacterium genome:
- a CDS encoding DNA/RNA nuclease SfsA produces MNEVTNILIKKGQISNLFIGKIRMEYKNLNSRFDFHIVFEGDEHFIEVKTCMLCYNKVAMFPDASTPRGTKHLGDLEKISKRKNTICYCLYLIPSYNAKVFIPNSYTDFEYYKTFVNAKGISFR; encoded by the coding sequence ATGAATGAAGTAACTAACATACTGATAAAAAAAGGCCAAATATCAAATCTGTTCATAGGCAAAATACGGATGGAATATAAGAATTTGAATTCACGATTCGATTTTCATATTGTGTTTGAGGGTGATGAACATTTTATTGAAGTAAAGACCTGTATGCTGTGTTACAATAAAGTAGCCATGTTTCCAGATGCTTCTACACCGCGTGGCACTAAGCATTTAGGAGATCTTGAGAAAATTTCTAAAAGAAAAAATACTATATGCTATTGCCTTTATTTAATTCCAAGTTATAATGCAAAAGTTTTTATCCCCAATTCCTATACGGATTTTGAATATTATAAGACATTCGTCAATGCAAAAGGAATTAGTTTCAGATAA
- a CDS encoding inositol-3-phosphate synthase, whose product MAKIKIAVVGVGNCASALIQGIHYYKNKPEDEVIGLMHYDLAGYKPGDIEVVAAFDIDKRKVGKDIADAIFALPNCTKTIYEDIPKTSVKVRMGKVLDGFAPHMKNYDPKYTFVLAESKEPTKEEIVQVLKDSGADILVNYLPVGSEEATKFYADCALEAGVAFINNIPVFIASNPEWAKKFESANIPLIGDDIKSQLGATIVHRILTDLFKKRGVKLDKTYQLNTGGNTDFLNMLDRTRLSSKKKSKTEAVQSQTKNRLPDEDVHIGPSEWIPWLKDNKICFIRMEGRLFGDVPMNLELRLSVEDSPNSAGVAIDSIRCAKLALDRGIGGILYSPSAYFMKSPPVQYPDSEAYQMVEDFISGKRER is encoded by the coding sequence ATGGCAAAGATCAAAATTGCCGTTGTAGGGGTAGGTAATTGTGCCAGTGCTTTAATCCAAGGCATTCATTATTATAAAAATAAGCCCGAAGATGAGGTAATTGGATTGATGCACTATGATCTTGCCGGTTATAAACCGGGGGATATTGAAGTTGTTGCTGCTTTTGATATTGATAAGAGGAAAGTTGGGAAGGATATTGCAGATGCTATATTTGCATTGCCTAATTGTACAAAGACAATTTATGAGGATATTCCTAAAACTTCAGTAAAAGTTAGGATGGGAAAAGTTCTTGATGGATTTGCTCCGCATATGAAGAATTATGATCCAAAGTATACCTTTGTATTAGCGGAGTCAAAAGAGCCAACAAAAGAGGAAATAGTTCAGGTTTTAAAAGACTCTGGAGCTGATATACTGGTTAATTATTTACCTGTAGGTTCTGAAGAAGCGACCAAATTTTACGCTGATTGTGCTCTTGAGGCGGGAGTTGCATTTATTAATAACATTCCTGTTTTTATAGCGAGCAATCCTGAATGGGCAAAAAAATTTGAATCGGCAAACATCCCTTTAATTGGAGATGATATTAAATCTCAATTAGGGGCGACAATTGTACACCGAATATTGACTGACTTATTTAAGAAAAGAGGTGTTAAGCTTGATAAAACCTATCAACTTAATACTGGAGGAAACACCGATTTTCTAAATATGCTAGATCGCACAAGGCTTTCATCGAAAAAGAAATCAAAAACTGAAGCTGTTCAATCTCAAACTAAGAATAGACTTCCCGATGAAGATGTTCACATTGGACCAAGTGAATGGATACCTTGGCTTAAGGATAATAAAATTTGCTTTATAAGAATGGAAGGAAGGTTATTTGGCGATGTCCCAATGAATCTTGAATTAAGGCTGTCGGTTGAAGATTCCCCAAATTCGGCTGGAGTGGCTATCGATTCGATTAGATGTGCAAAACTTGCCCTTGATAGAGGAATTGGTGGGATATTATACTCACCCAGTGCTTACTTTATGAAAAGTCCTCCTGTTCAATACCCTGATAGTGAAGCATACCAGATGGTAGAGGACTTTATATCCGGTAAAAGGGAAAGATGA
- a CDS encoding NTP transferase domain-containing protein, producing MMKCIILAAGKGSRMNMRGVPKPLIPFLGMPLIERVILTFKNFGIGEFIVVLGYKADVVREFLSGLIEKYNIKIEFTYNNEWDRENGLSLLAGKDFVNEPFILTMTDHLFDEKIIDRFLRYVKDKKSEGILLAVDKKKENIDHIDLKDVTKVYTVDSKIIRIGKDLDQYNAFDTGLFYCTPEVFDAAEKAIKKGKTTLSDVVLEMAARDKAFVFDILEEIWFDIDTEPMFKRAEKYFLKKYNKSDRKVNLDGPVSRLINRKISLLISKYLSYKNVTPMQISIFSFLLSIVSGIIFMIKGYIPLLIAGIIAQLSSIIDGCDGEIARIKNMVSDTGGWIDSVLDRYADSFILIGLTVHSSFYVRHIVALLTGFFAVIGGFINSYTADKYDGYLKKKLKKHKKLTLRLGRDVRIFIIFLGSLFNIPFITLLLLALITNFENVRRLVSIYRIEDNKVLSTKS from the coding sequence ATGATGAAATGTATAATTCTTGCAGCCGGAAAAGGTAGTCGAATGAACATGAGGGGTGTGCCGAAACCCCTCATTCCCTTTTTAGGGATGCCATTGATAGAAAGGGTAATATTAACATTTAAAAATTTTGGAATAGGGGAATTTATCGTTGTATTGGGCTATAAAGCTGATGTGGTTAGGGAATTTTTATCTGGCCTTATAGAGAAATATAATATTAAGATAGAGTTTACCTATAATAATGAATGGGATAGAGAAAATGGTTTATCACTACTGGCTGGAAAAGATTTTGTAAATGAACCCTTCATATTGACTATGACTGATCATCTGTTCGATGAAAAGATTATTGACAGGTTTTTAAGATATGTAAAAGACAAAAAGTCAGAAGGAATTTTACTCGCTGTTGATAAGAAAAAGGAAAATATTGATCACATAGATTTAAAAGATGTAACCAAGGTATATACGGTTGATAGTAAAATAATTCGAATTGGAAAAGATTTAGATCAATATAATGCCTTTGATACCGGGCTTTTTTATTGTACACCAGAGGTGTTTGATGCTGCTGAGAAAGCTATAAAAAAAGGCAAAACTACACTTTCGGATGTTGTTCTTGAGATGGCAGCAAGAGATAAAGCATTTGTTTTTGATATTTTAGAAGAAATATGGTTTGATATTGATACAGAGCCAATGTTTAAAAGGGCTGAAAAATATTTTTTAAAAAAATATAATAAATCTGATAGAAAGGTAAACCTTGATGGTCCAGTATCTCGTTTGATAAATAGAAAGATATCTTTACTGATAAGTAAATATCTATCATATAAAAATGTAACACCAATGCAGATTTCCATATTTAGTTTTTTATTAAGTATTGTAAGTGGGATTATTTTTATGATAAAAGGATATATTCCTTTATTGATTGCAGGTATTATTGCACAGTTATCTTCAATTATAGATGGATGTGATGGCGAGATTGCTCGTATAAAGAATATGGTATCAGATACAGGTGGATGGATTGATTCTGTCCTAGATAGGTATGCAGATTCCTTTATATTAATTGGACTAACTGTTCATTCCTCATTTTATGTCAGACATATTGTCGCATTACTAACAGGGTTTTTTGCTGTAATAGGAGGCTTTATAAACAGTTATACCGCTGATAAATACGATGGGTATTTAAAGAAGAAGTTAAAAAAGCATAAAAAACTTACACTTCGTCTAGGGCGTGATGTGAGAATATTTATTATTTTCCTTGGTTCTCTATTTAATATTCCTTTTATTACGCTACTTCTGTTAGCACTTATTACAAATTTCGAGAATGTAAGGAGATTAGTCTCTATTTACAGAATTGAAGATAATAAAGTACTTTCAACAAAATCTTGA
- the trxB gene encoding thioredoxin-disulfide reductase: MSDTHDVLIIGGGPAGLTAGIYTSRDRLNSLLLEKAMCGGLPAATEKIENYPGFPEGIAGSELVNKMKRQAENFGLKINEFDEVKLIGKEDGIFTIQTDRNIYKSKAVIIASGSVPKKLNIPGEKEFFGRGVSYCATCDGPFYKDKDVAIIGCGNSGLQEGEGLLKFVKSLTFVEFLPYMKAEKILQERIKKHDNVKFYLNHEITSINGKDFVESITIKNRDTREIKEISVDGVFVYIGFLPGTDFINGLVDVDQWGYIKTDEEMKTSVEGIWAVGDVKSKKFRQIANAVGEAVVAAMSVSEYLRSK; the protein is encoded by the coding sequence ATGTCTGATACACATGATGTATTGATAATAGGTGGTGGTCCTGCTGGTTTGACTGCAGGTATTTACACATCTAGAGATAGATTAAATAGTCTTTTACTTGAAAAAGCTATGTGTGGTGGACTGCCTGCAGCCACAGAAAAAATAGAGAACTATCCAGGTTTTCCTGAGGGTATTGCAGGATCGGAGCTTGTAAATAAAATGAAACGGCAAGCCGAAAATTTTGGCCTTAAAATAAATGAATTTGATGAGGTCAAGTTAATAGGAAAAGAGGACGGTATTTTTACTATTCAAACAGACAGAAATATTTATAAATCCAAAGCAGTTATTATCGCTTCTGGTAGTGTACCGAAAAAATTGAATATTCCCGGCGAAAAGGAATTTTTTGGCAGGGGTGTATCCTATTGTGCTACATGTGATGGTCCTTTTTACAAAGATAAAGATGTGGCAATCATTGGTTGTGGAAATTCAGGTCTTCAGGAAGGAGAGGGGCTTCTGAAGTTTGTAAAAAGTCTAACATTTGTGGAGTTCTTACCCTATATGAAGGCAGAGAAAATTCTCCAGGAAAGAATAAAAAAACATGACAATGTAAAATTTTATTTAAATCATGAAATAACTTCTATAAATGGAAAGGACTTTGTTGAATCTATAACTATAAAAAATAGAGATACAAGAGAAATAAAGGAAATTAGTGTAGACGGTGTGTTTGTATATATTGGTTTTTTGCCGGGGACAGATTTTATTAATGGTTTGGTTGATGTTGATCAATGGGGTTATATAAAGACTGATGAAGAGATGAAAACAAGTGTTGAAGGAATATGGGCTGTGGGTGACGTCAAGTCGAAAAAGTTCAGACAGATAGCAAATGCAGTAGGTGAGGCCGTAGTTGCTGCAATGTCAGTATCTGAATATCTCAGGAGTAAATAA